From the genome of Scytonema hofmannii PCC 7110, one region includes:
- a CDS encoding YARHG domain-containing protein: MTGHWSLVTGHCGTPGYMPSEQAMGRPVYASDLYSLGLTAIYLLTGKSPQELETHPSTGEIVWHSHAMNVSATIAAVLNRAIAYHPRDRFSSAREMLQALQTGSLLIPPTAPMTQPPSFTSPLPTKPQETLPFNPGASGRQTFLQNRGQRGILAFGIIAAAGLIGASVIIGLVLTRNPQSVEQQRASSGMPSEAPSHISLSPKSQVTENPSSDSSKEIAPAPKNRQIPTQQNVNKVNFPNAFYFLADSAYPNSQTALMQVKALQAVGYPQAGMFRIPEYPNLSGKELFEVYVARFSDRNNCIDLLRAYGKNNSNAYCAFASKDPNASPERLFFQEISTSSSSAFRDAIPTRNDYSWLSQREVTDADLDGKDGFDLDIMRNAIFARHGRRFKTADLQKYFDGQPWYRPKYGPDQFPNELLSDLERWNAEYINKYQDRYNRRYFR, encoded by the coding sequence GTGACTGGTCACTGGTCACTGGTCACTGGTCACTGTGGTACACCAGGATATATGCCCAGCGAACAAGCAATGGGTAGACCCGTTTATGCAAGCGATCTTTATAGCTTGGGGCTGACTGCTATCTATCTCTTAACAGGGAAATCACCACAAGAGTTAGAAACACATCCAAGTACTGGAGAAATTGTTTGGCACTCTCATGCTATGAATGTTAGCGCAACAATAGCAGCAGTACTCAATCGGGCGATCGCATACCATCCACGAGATCGATTTTCCAGTGCAAGGGAAATGCTGCAAGCTTTGCAGACTGGCAGTTTATTGATTCCTCCTACTGCTCCTATGACACAACCACCATCTTTCACTTCTCCGTTGCCAACAAAACCTCAAGAAACTCTTCCGTTCAACCCAGGAGCGTCTGGGCGTCAAACTTTTCTTCAAAATAGAGGGCAAAGAGGAATACTTGCTTTTGGAATCATTGCGGCTGCTGGTTTGATAGGAGCCTCTGTCATTATTGGTCTTGTGTTAACAAGAAATCCTCAATCTGTAGAACAGCAAAGAGCTTCATCGGGAATGCCTTCTGAAGCACCTTCACATATTTCTCTCTCACCTAAATCTCAAGTTACAGAAAATCCGAGTTCCGACTCATCTAAAGAGATCGCTCCTGCACCGAAAAATAGACAAATACCTACACAACAAAATGTAAATAAAGTTAATTTTCCTAATGCTTTTTATTTTCTTGCCGATTCTGCCTATCCAAATTCACAGACTGCTCTTATGCAAGTTAAAGCTCTACAAGCAGTTGGTTATCCTCAAGCGGGAATGTTTCGGATTCCAGAGTATCCCAATTTGTCAGGTAAGGAGTTATTTGAAGTTTATGTAGCTAGATTTAGCGATCGCAACAATTGCATTGACTTGTTAAGAGCTTACGGAAAAAATAATTCCAATGCTTATTGTGCGTTTGCCAGTAAAGATCCAAATGCATCACCTGAACGGCTATTTTTTCAAGAAATTTCTACATCATCTTCGTCAGCATTTCGAGATGCGATCCCAACGAGAAACGATTATTCCTGGCTTTCTCAAAGAGAAGTGACAGATGCAGACTTGGATGGTAAAGATGGTTTCGATCTAGATATTATGAGAAATGCAATTTTTGCCCGTCACGGTCGCCGTTTTAAGACAGCTGATTTACAAAAGTACTTTGATGGACAGCCCTGGTATCGCCCAAAATATGGACCAGATCAATTTCCTAATGAATTATTATCGGATTTAGAAAGGTGGAATGCAGAGTACATCAACAAATATCAAGATCGTTATAACCGAAGGTATTTTCGATAA
- a CDS encoding nitrate reductase associated protein — protein MTHFFEFEADFVESLRCIPMQVRLKLDTCGIKLKLNQWNQFSEKERLALVERPCNTEETIQEYREFLRQLVQQHTGESATDLPVEEAPLWLDEQNIPNSVTSKAQEFGIEMTPNQWSNLLPVQRFALIKLSRSSHENKNFLPALKEFHVV, from the coding sequence ATGACCCATTTCTTTGAATTTGAAGCTGATTTTGTTGAGTCACTGCGCTGTATTCCCATGCAGGTGCGCTTGAAGTTGGACACTTGTGGCATCAAACTGAAGCTCAATCAGTGGAATCAATTCAGTGAAAAAGAACGTCTTGCCCTTGTAGAACGACCCTGCAATACAGAAGAAACTATTCAAGAGTACCGAGAATTTTTACGCCAATTAGTGCAACAGCATACTGGCGAGTCAGCTACGGATTTACCAGTTGAGGAAGCCCCCCTCTGGCTGGATGAACAAAATATACCTAACAGTGTCACGAGCAAAGCACAGGAGTTTGGTATCGAAATGACTCCAAATCAATGGTCAAACTTACTTCCCGTACAGCGATTTGCACTTATTAAACTCAGTCGTTCCAGTCACGAAAATAAAAATTTCTTACCTGCTCTTAAGGAATTTCACGTAGTCTGA
- a CDS encoding TOBE domain-containing protein, with protein sequence MQVSARNSLKATVKKVIDGAVNTEVTLEIAPGVEVISIITKSSAEKLQLTEGKQAYAIIKSSDVMVAID encoded by the coding sequence ATGCAAGTCAGCGCGCGCAACTCACTTAAAGCAACAGTAAAAAAAGTTATAGATGGAGCAGTTAATACCGAGGTTACCTTGGAAATCGCTCCTGGTGTTGAGGTAATTTCAATTATCACTAAATCTTCAGCCGAGAAGCTTCAACTTACAGAAGGAAAACAGGCATACGCCATCATTAAATCATCAGATGTCATGGTTGCTATTGATTAA
- a CDS encoding NUDIX hydrolase: MPLGRELPQLLKQRLFYKGRKFDFEVNRLRLPNKSEGEWECIRHPGGALVIPVTPEGKLLLVRQYRFAAQGRIFEFPAGTVEYGEDPLETVQREIQEETGFRAHKWQKLGEFFLAPGYSSEIIYAFLAQDLEKLDEPPPQDEDEDMETVFFTPEELEKAIKEGEQVDAKSITSFFLARPFLNQ; this comes from the coding sequence ATGCCATTAGGTAGAGAATTACCCCAACTGCTAAAGCAGCGCTTGTTCTATAAGGGACGCAAGTTTGATTTTGAAGTCAATCGCTTGCGTTTACCCAACAAATCTGAAGGAGAATGGGAGTGCATCCGTCACCCAGGTGGTGCTTTAGTGATACCTGTGACTCCAGAAGGTAAACTTTTACTTGTGCGTCAGTATCGTTTTGCAGCACAAGGAAGAATATTTGAGTTTCCTGCAGGAACTGTGGAATATGGAGAAGATCCCCTAGAGACCGTTCAGCGTGAAATCCAGGAAGAAACAGGTTTTCGCGCTCACAAGTGGCAAAAATTAGGTGAGTTTTTCCTAGCCCCTGGTTATTCTAGCGAAATTATTTATGCTTTCCTCGCACAAGATTTGGAAAAACTAGACGAACCACCACCACAAGACGAAGACGAGGATATGGAAACAGTTTTCTTTACTCCTGAAGAGTTGGAGAAAGCGATCAAAGAAGGTGAACAGGTAGACGCTAAATCAATTACTAGCTTTTTTCTTGCTCGTCCTTTCTTAAATCAGTAA
- the folK gene encoding 2-amino-4-hydroxy-6-hydroxymethyldihydropteridine diphosphokinase, whose amino-acid sequence MKSSAIALGSNIGDSLAILEAAIEILAQTPGIVLQAKSSWYRTKAVGPPQPDYINGSAILQVDMIPEQLLETLLKVENQFGRVRRERCGPRTLDLDLLLYDRLILQTPNLQVPHPRMQQRAFVLVPLAEIASDWVEPISGRRIKELVKDVDCTEVELLVGN is encoded by the coding sequence ATGAAAAGTAGTGCGATCGCCTTGGGTAGTAACATTGGTGATTCTCTGGCAATTTTAGAAGCCGCCATAGAAATCCTAGCCCAGACGCCGGGTATTGTCTTACAGGCAAAATCCAGTTGGTACAGAACCAAAGCTGTAGGACCGCCACAACCAGATTACATCAACGGCTCTGCTATCCTGCAAGTAGACATGATACCAGAACAACTGCTTGAAACTTTACTAAAAGTTGAAAATCAATTTGGACGAGTGCGACGGGAACGATGCGGACCCCGCACGTTAGATTTGGATTTGTTGTTATACGATCGCTTAATCTTACAAACTCCAAACCTCCAAGTACCCCATCCTCGAATGCAGCAACGAGCATTTGTGTTAGTTCCTCTAGCCGAAATCGCTTCAGATTGGGTAGAGCCAATTTCCGGACGGAGGATTAAAGAGCTGGTTAAAGATGTAGACTGTACAGAAGTAGAACTCTTGGTGGGCAATTAA
- a CDS encoding transglycosylase domain-containing protein: MVKFTSWFKDRQIKSSESDGEKPEPQPNSQDENTGSTQIKTSPSPLENLSKLLKGMIAKLPGGHKPIFRRYWFWAGLGLSGGIIAVSYGVSAIDRSLPDKAELNAVVREQTLTIKAANGTILQQQGEATREQLKLEEIPDKLQKAFIASEDRRFTQHNGVDAQGIARAILNNLRSQNVVEGGSTITQQLARILFLKQERTVWRKLKEARLAQKMEEELKKDAILERYLNLVYLGSGAYGVADAAWVYYSKPVSKLTLGEMATIAALPPAPNNFSPKVNRTAAQQRRNIVLQRMQEEGFITAAELQAATAEPINLKANSPRRWQVESPYFISYVQKEIPKYVSPEVLKAGGLTVETSLDLKWQEAAEKAVAKTLRNQGRWENFKQAALVAINPRNGQIKAMVGGKDFNKNQFNRVTQAQRQPGSTFKGFVYASAIAAGFNPTDGYLDSPLIVDGYEPKNFDEGYRGWMSMKDALTKSVNIVAVRVMMKVGFEPTIRIAHKMGIKSELKPMYSLALGSSEVNLLELTSAYGTFATKGLHVEPHGITRILDRKGKVIWSPNFKAERALDADSAAIMTWMLRNVVDYGTGRAAQIGRPVAGKTGTTDEARDLWFIGYIPQVVTGVWLGNDDNKPTWGSSGSAAYTWHEFMEQVVNKIPVEKFPEIPKLAGRKGTIKAQAIKSRRIVNRSAAYYNNNDEDNSRKSYRRDREVDSDDSGQERTSRRRRYRRRYYQEEQQPQEYNSRRSRRYNQQDEETSTSRRRYRRRYRIEQSESGESGSQRRYRGGDSDSSPRIRRRYAPGGNSSESASPKRSWRERLRPTTPPASETVP; the protein is encoded by the coding sequence GTGGTAAAGTTTACCTCCTGGTTCAAAGACCGACAAATAAAGTCGAGTGAATCTGATGGGGAGAAACCTGAACCGCAGCCAAATTCCCAGGACGAAAACACGGGTTCAACTCAGATAAAAACATCACCAAGCCCCTTGGAAAATCTGAGTAAATTACTGAAGGGGATGATTGCCAAATTACCCGGAGGTCATAAACCAATTTTTCGTCGATACTGGTTTTGGGCGGGCTTAGGTCTAAGCGGTGGAATTATTGCTGTTAGTTATGGTGTGTCGGCAATAGACCGTTCTCTACCTGACAAAGCCGAATTAAACGCGGTTGTCAGAGAACAGACACTCACTATTAAAGCTGCTAACGGCACAATTTTACAACAGCAAGGAGAAGCAACCAGAGAACAGTTAAAGCTAGAAGAAATACCAGATAAGCTGCAAAAAGCTTTTATTGCTTCAGAAGATAGACGGTTTACCCAACATAATGGTGTCGATGCTCAGGGAATCGCAAGAGCCATATTAAATAACCTGCGATCGCAAAACGTGGTAGAAGGTGGTAGCACTATCACGCAGCAACTTGCCAGAATTCTCTTCCTCAAACAAGAGCGTACAGTTTGGCGCAAACTGAAAGAAGCGCGTCTCGCTCAAAAAATGGAAGAAGAATTGAAAAAAGACGCAATTTTAGAGCGATACCTGAATTTGGTTTATTTGGGTTCTGGAGCATACGGTGTAGCAGATGCAGCCTGGGTGTATTATAGTAAACCAGTCAGTAAACTGACCTTAGGGGAGATGGCAACAATCGCAGCATTGCCTCCCGCCCCAAATAATTTTTCGCCCAAAGTCAATCGTACTGCAGCACAACAACGGCGGAATATAGTGTTGCAACGGATGCAAGAAGAAGGATTTATTACAGCCGCAGAACTTCAAGCAGCCACCGCAGAACCAATCAACTTAAAAGCAAACTCCCCCAGGCGATGGCAAGTAGAATCTCCCTACTTTATCAGCTATGTACAAAAAGAGATACCCAAATACGTTTCCCCTGAAGTTTTGAAAGCCGGTGGCTTAACAGTAGAAACTAGCTTAGACCTAAAATGGCAAGAGGCGGCGGAAAAAGCTGTAGCTAAAACCTTAAGAAATCAAGGGCGTTGGGAAAACTTTAAACAAGCCGCTTTAGTTGCGATTAACCCCCGCAATGGTCAAATTAAAGCCATGGTTGGGGGAAAAGACTTTAATAAAAACCAGTTTAACCGAGTCACTCAAGCACAGCGTCAGCCCGGTTCCACATTCAAAGGGTTTGTCTATGCTAGTGCGATCGCTGCAGGCTTTAATCCCACCGATGGTTACTTAGATTCACCTTTAATAGTAGATGGTTACGAACCAAAAAACTTCGATGAGGGTTATCGAGGTTGGATGAGCATGAAAGATGCTCTCACCAAATCAGTTAATATTGTTGCGGTGAGAGTCATGATGAAAGTCGGATTTGAACCAACCATCCGAATAGCCCATAAAATGGGGATAAAATCGGAACTCAAGCCAATGTATTCCTTGGCACTTGGGTCTTCAGAAGTGAATCTCTTGGAATTGACGAGTGCCTATGGGACTTTTGCTACCAAAGGTTTACACGTAGAACCCCATGGTATTACTCGAATTCTTGACCGTAAAGGAAAGGTAATTTGGTCTCCAAACTTTAAAGCAGAACGTGCTTTGGATGCTGACAGTGCAGCTATTATGACATGGATGCTGCGTAATGTTGTGGATTACGGTACTGGTCGAGCCGCCCAAATAGGTAGACCTGTTGCAGGAAAGACCGGCACTACAGATGAAGCCCGCGATTTGTGGTTTATTGGTTATATTCCCCAAGTTGTGACCGGTGTTTGGTTGGGTAATGACGATAACAAACCAACCTGGGGTAGTAGTGGAAGCGCTGCTTACACCTGGCATGAATTTATGGAACAGGTGGTAAATAAAATACCTGTTGAGAAGTTTCCCGAAATACCCAAGCTAGCAGGTCGAAAAGGCACTATTAAGGCACAGGCTATTAAGTCCAGACGAATCGTGAATCGTTCCGCAGCTTACTACAATAACAATGATGAGGATAATTCTCGCAAGTCTTACAGGCGCGATCGAGAAGTTGACTCAGATGATAGCGGACAAGAGCGAACCTCTAGAAGACGCAGATATAGGAGACGTTATTATCAAGAGGAGCAGCAACCACAAGAGTACAACTCAAGACGCAGTAGGCGTTATAACCAGCAAGACGAGGAAACAAGCACATCCAGAAGGCGTTATCGCCGACGCTACCGTATAGAACAATCAGAATCTGGCGAGTCAGGTTCACAACGGCGATACAGGGGAGGCGATTCTGATTCATCTCCAAGAATTCGCCGACGGTACGCCCCCGGTGGTAATTCTTCAGAGTCTGCATCTCCAAAACGTTCTTGGAGAGAACGACTTAGACCCACAACACCTCCTGCTTCGGAGACAGTACCTTAG
- a CDS encoding FkbM family methyltransferase produces the protein MVFNRIKTYFQQFRILKATRLLSVDAVRKWLDPCATFSYSQTGEDRIIDAIIGRVSEGYYVDVGCHHPQILSNTFAFYKKGWKGINIDANEKLIQEYQNWRPRDISLCAVISNKKQEVVFTEFDDPAVSSLSMEHIDEWSNHRKIINKRNVTTSTLQDILEEHMAPGNFDLLSIDVEGHDYEVLSSLNLNIYRPKLIVIEMHKFNIVNPGSSEIYEYLKVHNYNMIGYVIMNGYFLDALIKA, from the coding sequence ATGGTTTTCAACAGGATTAAAACATACTTTCAACAATTCAGAATCCTAAAAGCTACTCGGTTGCTATCTGTTGATGCTGTTCGTAAATGGCTCGATCCTTGTGCCACATTTAGCTATTCTCAGACAGGAGAGGATCGAATAATAGATGCAATAATAGGAAGAGTTTCAGAAGGTTATTATGTGGATGTAGGATGTCATCATCCTCAAATATTATCTAACACATTTGCATTCTATAAAAAAGGCTGGAAAGGAATTAATATAGATGCAAATGAAAAGCTAATTCAGGAATATCAAAACTGGAGACCAAGAGATATCAGTCTTTGTGCTGTTATATCCAATAAAAAACAGGAAGTTGTTTTTACCGAGTTCGACGATCCTGCTGTCTCCTCACTATCGATGGAGCATATAGATGAATGGAGTAACCATAGAAAAATTATCAACAAAAGAAATGTCACTACTTCTACTCTACAGGATATTTTAGAAGAGCATATGGCTCCAGGTAACTTTGATTTACTTTCTATTGATGTAGAGGGGCATGATTATGAAGTATTATCTTCGCTGAATCTTAATATCTACAGACCTAAACTCATTGTGATTGAGATGCACAAATTTAATATCGTGAATCCTGGTTCCAGTGAAATCTATGAGTACCTGAAAGTACATAACTACAATATGATAGGCTATGTTATCATGAATGGTTACTTTCTAGATGCTTTAATAAAAGCTTAA